The sequence AATATACCACCTGTCCAGTGCTCTAGTATTGCCGTGGTCAGGGACATACAAGCAGTGCGGTCTGGGGGGAAAGTTGAAGGACTGAGCAAGACTGTCTCTGAAATATCTGCTTGGTAGCCTAAGATTCATTTAAACTACTAAATACCTCTATCAGGATTACCCAGATCATTGGTCAGAGGCAAACTTAAAGATGAATAGGGACTCACTTGTGCCTCAGTatccttatatgtaaaatgagaataattgaGTCGTTGTGGGAATGAAATGGGATAATAAAATACTTACAGTAGTATATATCATATAGTGCTCACAGAATcgtagctattattgttattattatgtgGTTCTTGGGCATTATGTGGGTGAGGTGAATAAAGGTGGAACCATGGAAAGGAAAGGGGACTAGGTAATACCTGGAAATGatacaaacaaaatgagaagaatacAGTTTCATTTGCTATCTGAGAAACTTACCTGaagtttacattttcaaagaaaaaagaggacATTTATACCTTTGTATACTCCTGCAATCAGAGTTCACATGTTTGTGTACCATCTTCTTAATGACATTTCTTCTTAGTCCCAGGAAAGACCACTGGAGTCCAAGCCTCAGAGAATTACTTAGGGCTCAAAACTGGGCACCTAAGGAAGTGGAGGCCAGGCTTAAAATCCCAAGAACTAGAGAAATAATTCTCTTCATTAAGGGAACTCCCAGGGGAGGGAGGTTTGTATTATAATTAGTATAATCATTGTTATCCTGGTAGAGGAACTGACATGAACTAATGTTGGAAGCTGAGTAGGTGTTGTCAATTGAATGAGAGACCCTGAGGGCGGGGTGGTTGGAGGGGTGTTCAGGAAGAGAGAGTTGTGTGAGCCAAAGCAGACAGGTGTGAGCGAGCATTAGGCTTGAAAAAAAGCAGTTTAAGTCCTTTTGTGATGCTTGAACACAGAATGCAAGAGAGAgatggcaaagagaaaaaaagccagCGAGGCAGGGGAGAATCAGATTTCCGGTGGTCTTGTAGACTGTAACAAGAAATCTggattttcctttcataattaaTAAGGTTTTATGGCTGAAGACTCAAGAGCGGGAGACTAGAAGAGTATAGCAAGAAGCCAGATAAGGAATGATGGGGGCTGAAACTAAGAAATATCAGTGGGGACTGTAAGGAAGATAAGGATACAAGAGAAGGTAAGAATCCATAAGTGGAGGTAgttacaataaaaaagtaaagcacACATGATCTTCcaattaaagattttatttaatgagatgttttacaaaattatttaaaatatgaagtcATGTTTGCTTATACATTtagctatttgtttttattgataatAATAGATTACATGAAATTAGGACTTTCCCAGAAAGTGGAGCCAGAGTATTTTTGGATCTATAGCCCTGGAATCTGGCAAAGACACCAAGCTTCTGTAACTTTATTTCTACCTCAGAGGTCAGTATTGGTCTAGGAAGGTCCTAGATAACCTGATATAATATGGGGCTGGTGCAGAATGAAATCTCTAACTTCTATTATTAAGATTAATACTCTAAGCTAACTCTAGGTACCTCACTCAGTTTCAGGCACTCCTCAAACTTTGGAGTTCTAATAGTGTTGAAAGGAGATCTATGGACCAGTGATTGGTATAGAAGAGTTCCACAGAATTCTATAAATTCTGGAACAAGCAGTATCCATAGGTATAGGTTAAGTCTACCCCATGGTCTATATTTTCAAAGCCACATTGCATTGCCCTGACAGGTTTGTTGTGTGACACCAAACGTGTCATTTGCTGGATCTGTTTGTCCTCCTTGGGTGTCAAAATTCCATTTTGACATAATCTTTTCCTATGCCCATTAAGGGTTTATTACAAAGTAAAGAGTTAAATAAGCCACCCAGATATTTTGGGAAGCAACCCAGAACCAAAGCATCAATAATAAAACTCAAGTCAACTTCCTATATATCAAAGCACCACATCCCAAAGGTCAAGGATGTAAAAAATGACCTTTACATTTTATACACTAAACACTGTttagttattttcaaaaaattatcagAGAACATAGAAACCTTCAAACAGTAGTTAGATAGAAAATGgatagaaagtttaaaaagtgtttattcaGACTTtagtgaacaaatatttgtttattgcaAATCtatgttattatacattttactTCCTATAACTctaaataaaagctaaaatgtaGGAGTACATGTGATCTAATCTATATTCCTAACCCTACTCAATAAGTAGCTATACCTTAAATACAAACTTATGCTcaagcaaaatataaaaggattattatttataatataaagtaGAAGGCATATGCCTAGAGCCTGAATAACTGGTACCAATCTATTGTAGTACACTGCACTTAGAAGTGCTCATTTATTTTAGCGTAATGTCTTGTAAATAGTGCAGTGAGTTAAAAGACCAGCCTTGGTTCAAGAGGAAAGCTTGATGAAAATGGATCTAAGAACCAATAAAAACTCCAGCATATCTCAAGGAGAAATCTGAAACTCCAAATCATCATTCATAGCTTCCTATTAATTATAATTGGAGATAAATTCCCAGTTACTTCTCAGTTATGGGTACATCTCCCCAGTGACAGTCTAGTACAGatagaccagaaaaaaaaaaagatgggcaatTCTTGAAAGTCACTGGAGGATAAAACTTAGAGTTACATTTGGTTTCCTGTTCTAGAAGAGTGAGAGAAGATTACATGAAGGGGAAGAACTTGTTATTTTACTAAAGCCATTAAAAGATAATTCAGGGAGATCTCAAACCAAGTAACCATGTTGATAACATGCATTCCACTCTCATGTTTAAGACACAAAGGTCTCCATTTCTCTAAGGGAACTGCTTTTTCGGCATGACACACTCTCTCTCTTGCCTTGGAGCCAAGTAATTGGAACCCTAAACACACGGCGGAGCTTCTGTTGGAACCGGTTTccaacaaaacaatacaaaaagggATTAATGCAGCTGTTGGTGAATCCCAGGAGGATGGCAAAAGGAAGTGCCAGGTCAATGACTGCTATAACTTCACAGCTATTAATGACACCCATCCAGGCCAGAGCATCCAGGAAGGTCAGAACATGGAAGGGAAGCCAACAGATGATGAACGCCAGAACAACAGCAGCTGCCATCTTCAGGACTTGGTCACGAGTTATTCTGTTCTTCCCATAGCTATTGGTCTTCAGTAGGTGTTTTCTGATTCCAAAATAgcatgttgctatgaatattaaAGGGATAATAAAACCAAGGATATTTTTCATTAAGGCAATCCCAGCTGACCATTGGGCATACTTCTCAGGTGGGAAAGCCATAATGCAAGCATTCACTCCTAAATATTCAATTGTTCTGACATCTCGGAAGTAAAATGTTGGCAATGAGGACAGACAGGCCATACACCAAACAAGTGGAACTATATAAGATGCTTGCCAGGGATTTCTTCTTTGAGACAGAAAGGGGTAGATGACAGATTGGTACCTATCAACACTCATGCACGTGATAAAAAAAATGCTTGCAAACATGTTCAGGGTCAGGAAAGAACCAAAAACTTTACACATTACAGGTCCAAAGAGCCAGTCATATCTGTAAGAATAATAGGTTGCCCAGAGAGGAAGAGTAGCCAAAAGCAGTAAGTCAGCCACAGCCAGGTTGAAGATGTAAATGCTGGAAACCTTTTTAGGACCCTTTTGACAACAAAACAGTGTAACCACGATAGTATTGACAAGAAATCCAACCACAAAAATAATGTAGTAGAGAATAGGAATTGCATCTAAATGCTTATCTGATGGCTTATGGGAGCAGTTAAAGGTAGACTCATTGCCAGAAATGTTCACAGGTCCGACGGGAAGACTGCTGGTAATGTTTTTGCTGATGGTGGCAAGGGTGAAGTTGTCCTTCATATTGACTGAAATGTCAGCAGCTCCTAATTCTTACaccttctggggaaaaaaaaaacaaaaaaaaaacccaacaaaaaccTCTCAGAGCACATACAGAATTTAGGACATCATCACGTCATTAGCATTTTAAAGGTTTGTTGAAAGCAAAAAATGGTGGATGGTTATAGACAATATTGGGAAACGGAAGCATGCCTTATGAAATAAGAATGGATTTTACttcttgaagaagaaaagagagtttTCTCAATAATACCAAGAAGCATCAAGACTGAAAATTCTGAACAAAACTACATTTTGCCCATCTTTTCTATTATGTTGTGAAAaggtttaaagaaaattaatatttcaaaaggtTAGCCAGAATAGGAA is a genomic window of Phocoena sinus isolate mPhoSin1 chromosome X, mPhoSin1.pri, whole genome shotgun sequence containing:
- the AGTR2 gene encoding type-2 angiotensin II receptor → MKDNFTLATISKNITSSLPVGPVNISGNESTFNCSHKPSDKHLDAIPILYYIIFVVGFLVNTIVVTLFCCQKGPKKVSSIYIFNLAVADLLLLATLPLWATYYSYRYDWLFGPVMCKVFGSFLTLNMFASIFFITCMSVDRYQSVIYPFLSQRRNPWQASYIVPLVWCMACLSSLPTFYFRDVRTIEYLGVNACIMAFPPEKYAQWSAGIALMKNILGFIIPLIFIATCYFGIRKHLLKTNSYGKNRITRDQVLKMAAAVVLAFIICWLPFHVLTFLDALAWMGVINSCEVIAVIDLALPFAILLGFTNSCINPFLYCFVGNRFQQKLRRVFRVPITWLQGKRESVSCRKSSSLREMETFVS